One region of Streptomyces capillispiralis genomic DNA includes:
- a CDS encoding SDR family NAD(P)-dependent oxidoreductase: MTRNVVISGGGTGIGLAAARVFAADGDQVLLLGRRAEVLERAPVPGALTYAADLADPEAVRGVAGFVGRELGAVDVLIHSAGGNGLLEPPAAGDDPLDAVVRSWTVNFRLNLLSAALLTEALRERLAEPGGRVLFLSSIAAYRGHGQVAYAAAKAGLHPYAHDLARRLGPHGITVNVVAPGYIEDTAFFGDGIDEGLRTWLVEETLDKRAGTPGDVAATLHWLASPGAAHITSQIIQVNGGAERGH; the protein is encoded by the coding sequence ATGACTCGGAATGTCGTGATCAGTGGGGGCGGCACGGGGATCGGTCTGGCCGCCGCGCGGGTGTTCGCCGCCGACGGGGACCAGGTGCTGCTGCTCGGACGGCGCGCGGAGGTCCTGGAGCGGGCCCCGGTGCCGGGCGCCCTGACCTACGCCGCCGATCTGGCGGACCCGGAGGCGGTGCGCGGCGTCGCCGGTTTCGTGGGCCGGGAGCTGGGCGCCGTGGACGTACTGATCCACTCCGCCGGGGGCAACGGGCTGCTGGAGCCCCCGGCCGCCGGCGACGACCCGCTCGACGCGGTCGTCCGCTCCTGGACCGTCAACTTCCGCCTCAACCTCCTGTCCGCCGCGCTGCTCACGGAGGCCCTGCGGGAGCGCCTCGCCGAGCCCGGCGGCCGGGTGCTGTTCCTCAGCTCCATCGCCGCCTACCGGGGGCACGGGCAGGTGGCGTACGCGGCGGCCAAGGCGGGCCTGCACCCGTACGCGCACGACCTCGCCCGCAGGCTCGGCCCGCACGGCATCACCGTGAACGTGGTCGCCCCCGGCTACATCGAGGACACCGCGTTCTTCGGCGACGGCATCGACGAGGGCCTGCGGACGTGGCTGGTCGAGGAGACCCTGGACAAGCGGGCCGGGACGCCCGGGGACGTGGCCGCGACCCTGCACTGGCTTGCCTCCCCGGGCGCCGCGCACATCACCTCGCAGATCATCCAGGTCAACGGCGGCGCCGAGCGAGGCCACTGA
- a CDS encoding Na+/H+ antiporter: MDQLTLLFALLLGAVVSVPVGERLGLPAPVLMTVLGIVLALLEFVPNVEIPPDLILPLLLPPLLYAAVRRTSWRQFAANVRPILLLAVALVFVTMLCVAAVAHAIVPGLPLAAAFALGALVAPPDPVAATAVAGKLGLPRRLVSILEGEGLFNDVTAIVLYNVAIAAVVSGTFSPWEAGFDLVLSAVVAVAVGLALGWGANRLMDLLGDATLQIGLSLLVPYASYVLAEELHGSGVLAVLTTALFLVEYATDADDVMTRLAGHTVWDIVDTLVTGVAFGLVGLELHNAIRTASGRWGELLARAAVIVGVVVLVRLLWLLPATWLTQRLHAARDTAEEIPVSWRETVVMWWSGMRGVASVALALAIPLETDAGAAFPGRDEIVFIAFGVIMATLLVQGLTLPWLVGRLGVRADTGREKRFEHDLAVRATKAAKHRLREIEEVEELPEELSEQMLRRAFDIGVRISPDLAEDERREAHRQRALRLKRVRRIQREMLSAARHEVLAARSEPGADPEVVDRVLRHLDVRSLR, encoded by the coding sequence GTGGATCAGTTGACCCTGCTGTTCGCCCTGTTGCTCGGGGCCGTGGTGAGCGTCCCGGTCGGTGAGCGGCTGGGGCTGCCCGCGCCGGTGCTGATGACGGTCCTCGGCATCGTCCTGGCGCTCCTGGAGTTCGTGCCGAACGTCGAGATCCCGCCCGACCTGATCCTCCCGCTGCTGCTGCCGCCCCTGCTGTACGCCGCCGTACGGCGCACCTCCTGGCGGCAGTTCGCGGCGAACGTCAGACCCATCCTGCTGCTCGCGGTCGCGCTGGTCTTCGTCACCATGCTGTGCGTGGCCGCCGTCGCCCACGCGATCGTGCCCGGGCTGCCGCTCGCCGCCGCCTTCGCCCTCGGCGCGCTGGTCGCGCCGCCCGACCCGGTCGCCGCGACCGCCGTCGCCGGGAAGCTGGGGCTGCCGCGCCGGCTGGTGTCGATCCTGGAGGGCGAGGGCCTGTTCAACGACGTCACGGCGATCGTCCTCTACAACGTGGCGATCGCCGCCGTGGTCAGCGGCACCTTCTCGCCCTGGGAGGCCGGGTTCGACCTGGTGCTGTCGGCCGTGGTCGCGGTGGCCGTCGGACTCGCGCTCGGCTGGGGCGCCAACCGGCTGATGGACCTGCTCGGGGACGCCACCCTGCAGATCGGGCTCAGCCTGCTGGTGCCGTACGCCTCCTACGTGCTGGCCGAGGAACTGCACGGCTCCGGCGTCCTCGCCGTGCTCACCACCGCGCTGTTCCTGGTCGAGTACGCCACCGACGCCGACGACGTCATGACCCGGCTGGCCGGGCACACCGTCTGGGACATCGTCGACACCCTGGTCACCGGCGTGGCGTTCGGGCTGGTCGGGCTCGAACTGCACAACGCGATCCGCACCGCCTCCGGCCGCTGGGGAGAACTGCTGGCCCGGGCCGCGGTGATCGTGGGCGTGGTCGTCCTGGTGCGGCTGCTGTGGCTGCTCCCGGCGACCTGGCTGACGCAGCGGCTGCACGCCGCGCGGGACACCGCCGAGGAGATCCCGGTCAGCTGGCGCGAGACCGTGGTGATGTGGTGGTCGGGGATGCGCGGGGTGGCCTCCGTGGCGCTGGCGCTCGCCATTCCGCTGGAGACCGACGCGGGGGCGGCCTTCCCCGGCCGCGACGAGATCGTCTTCATCGCGTTCGGCGTGATCATGGCGACGCTGCTGGTGCAGGGGCTGACCCTGCCCTGGCTGGTGGGACGGCTGGGCGTGCGGGCCGACACAGGGCGCGAGAAGCGGTTCGAGCACGACCTCGCGGTGCGCGCGACGAAGGCGGCCAAGCACCGGTTGCGGGAGATCGAGGAGGTCGAGGAACTGCCGGAAGAACTGTCCGAGCAGATGCTGCGCAGGGCCTTCGACATCGGTGTGCGGATCAGTCCCGACCTCGCGGAGGACGAGCGGCGGGAGGCGCACCGGCAGCGGGCGCTGCGGCTGAAGCGGGTCCGCCGGATCCAGCGGGAGATGCTCAGCGCCGCCCGGCACGAGGTGCTGGCGGCGCGCAGCGAGCCGGGCGCGGACCCGGAGGTCGTGGACCGGGTGCTGCGCCACCTCGATGTGCGCAGTCTGCGGTGA
- a CDS encoding RluA family pseudouridine synthase, with protein sequence MSTIPEIRTLPVPDGLEGERVDAAISRMFGFSRTKAAELAAAGKVTVDGSVVGKSERVSGGAWLEVEMPQAPAPVQVVAEPVEGMEIVHDDDDVVVIVKPVGVAAHPSPGWTGPTVIGGLAAAGYRISTSGAAERQGIVHRLDVGTSGLMVVAKSERAYTSLKRQFKERTVDKRYHTLVQGHPDPTSGTIDAPIGRHPQHDYKWAVTAEGKPSVTHYDLIEAFRAASLLDVKLETGRTHQIRVHMAAHRHPCVGDLTYGADPTLAKRLRLTRQWLHAVRLGFEHPGDGQWVEFGCEYPDDLQQALDQVREETYA encoded by the coding sequence GTGAGCACGATTCCCGAGATCCGTACCCTGCCCGTGCCCGACGGCCTGGAGGGCGAGCGCGTCGACGCCGCCATCTCCCGCATGTTCGGCTTCTCCCGGACCAAGGCGGCCGAACTCGCCGCCGCGGGGAAGGTCACGGTCGACGGATCGGTGGTCGGCAAGTCGGAGCGGGTGAGCGGCGGCGCCTGGCTGGAGGTGGAGATGCCGCAGGCGCCCGCCCCGGTCCAGGTGGTCGCCGAGCCCGTCGAGGGCATGGAGATCGTGCACGACGACGACGACGTGGTCGTGATCGTCAAGCCCGTCGGCGTCGCCGCCCACCCCTCGCCCGGCTGGACCGGCCCGACCGTGATCGGCGGGCTCGCCGCCGCCGGGTACCGCATCTCGACCTCCGGCGCCGCCGAGCGCCAGGGCATCGTGCACCGCCTCGACGTCGGCACCTCGGGCCTGATGGTCGTCGCCAAGTCGGAGCGCGCGTACACGTCGCTCAAGCGCCAGTTCAAGGAGCGCACGGTCGACAAGCGCTACCACACGCTCGTCCAGGGCCACCCCGACCCCACCAGCGGCACCATCGACGCCCCCATCGGCCGCCACCCGCAGCACGACTACAAGTGGGCGGTCACCGCCGAGGGCAAGCCGTCCGTCACGCACTACGACCTCATCGAGGCCTTCCGCGCCGCCTCCCTGCTCGACGTCAAGCTGGAGACCGGCCGCACCCACCAGATCCGCGTGCACATGGCCGCCCACCGCCACCCCTGCGTCGGCGACCTCACCTACGGCGCCGACCCGACGCTCGCCAAGCGGCTGCGCCTGACCCGGCAGTGGCTGCACGCGGTGCGGCTCGGCTTCGAGCACCCCGGCGACGGGCAGTGGGTGGAGTTCGGCTGCGAGTACCCCGACGACCTGCAGCAGGCGCTCGACCAGGTCCGCGAGGAGACCTACGCATGA
- a CDS encoding GNAT family N-acetyltransferase, protein MSVPHVVVRVAEEPADREACFAVRKDVFVAEQGVPEDIEYDTHDADAVHVLAIGEDGVPLGTGRLLHGAAAAAKNGGDPAVGSLGRLAVTRAARGLGVGAALVRAIEDAARARGLTAVDLHAQTHALGFYERLGYEPYGPEFPDAGMPHRAMRRVL, encoded by the coding sequence ATGAGCGTCCCCCACGTCGTCGTGCGCGTGGCGGAGGAGCCCGCCGACCGCGAGGCCTGCTTCGCGGTCCGCAAGGACGTCTTCGTCGCCGAGCAGGGCGTCCCCGAGGACATCGAGTACGACACCCACGACGCCGACGCCGTGCACGTGCTGGCGATCGGCGAGGACGGCGTACCGCTCGGCACCGGACGGCTGCTGCACGGCGCGGCCGCCGCGGCGAAGAACGGCGGCGACCCGGCCGTCGGATCCCTGGGCCGGCTCGCGGTGACGCGCGCCGCGCGCGGCCTCGGCGTCGGTGCGGCGCTGGTGCGGGCCATCGAGGACGCGGCCCGCGCGCGCGGCCTCACCGCGGTCGACCTGCACGCCCAGACCCACGCCCTCGGTTTCTACGAGCGGCTGGGCTACGAGCCCTACGGGCCGGAGTTCCCGGACGCGGGGATGCCGCACCGGGCCATGCGGCGCGTTCTGTAG